In Antechinus flavipes isolate AdamAnt ecotype Samford, QLD, Australia chromosome 3, AdamAnt_v2, whole genome shotgun sequence, a genomic segment contains:
- the CD164L2 gene encoding CD164 sialomucin-like 2 protein isoform X1, translated as MAAPGPRALRAALCSGCCCLLLCAQLAAAGKEGRGLGRGGLLRLNIWGPAAVAECKQLESCRRCVEGEPARNLSGCVWEHCGGEEPGHGHCVASEEGAKEGCTVYNHTALCPAAPQSPTQEPKASTSGNPSTVPPLDSHTPGFDGASFVGGIVLVLSLQAVTFFLIRLVRAKDSSYQTLEENQ; from the exons ATGGCGGCGCCGGGGCCGCGGGCCCTCCGGGCTGCGCTCTGCAGCGGCTGCTGCTGCCTCCTGCTCTGCGCCCAGCTCGCAGCAGCCG GTAAAGAAGGCAGAGGCTTGGGCAGAGGGGGCCTGCTCCGCCTTAACATCTGGGGCCCCGCCGCTGTTGCTGAGTGCAAACAGCTGGAATCTTGCAGGCGCTGCGTGGAGGGGGAACCTGCGAGAAACCTCTCGGGCTGTGTGTGGGAGCACTGTGGGGGTGAGGAGCCAG GACATGGACACTGTGTAGCTAGTGAAGAGGGGGCCAAGGAAGGCTGCACCGTCTATAACCACACAGCTCTGTGCCCAG CTGCTCCACAGTCACCTACCCAGGAACCAAAGGCATCCACATCAG GCAACCCCAGCACTGTCCCACCCCTGGACTCCCACACTCCTGGCTTTGATGGGGCTAGCTTCGTCGGGGGCATAGTGCTGGTGCTGAGTCTGCAGGCCGTAACCTTCTTCCTCATCCGTCTCGTCCGGGCCAAGGACAGCTCCTATCAGACACT AGAGGAGAACCAGTAG
- the CD164L2 gene encoding CD164 sialomucin-like 2 protein isoform X3, translating to MAAPGPRALRAALCSGCCCLLLCAQLAAAGKEGRGLGRGGLLRLNIWGPAAVAECKQLESCRRCVEGEPARNLSGCVWEHCGGEEPGHGHCVASEEGAKEGCTVYNHTALCPAAPQSPTQEPKASTSGNPSTVPPLDSHTPGFDGASFVGGIVLVLSLQAVTFFLIRLVRAKDSSYQTL from the exons ATGGCGGCGCCGGGGCCGCGGGCCCTCCGGGCTGCGCTCTGCAGCGGCTGCTGCTGCCTCCTGCTCTGCGCCCAGCTCGCAGCAGCCG GTAAAGAAGGCAGAGGCTTGGGCAGAGGGGGCCTGCTCCGCCTTAACATCTGGGGCCCCGCCGCTGTTGCTGAGTGCAAACAGCTGGAATCTTGCAGGCGCTGCGTGGAGGGGGAACCTGCGAGAAACCTCTCGGGCTGTGTGTGGGAGCACTGTGGGGGTGAGGAGCCAG GACATGGACACTGTGTAGCTAGTGAAGAGGGGGCCAAGGAAGGCTGCACCGTCTATAACCACACAGCTCTGTGCCCAG CTGCTCCACAGTCACCTACCCAGGAACCAAAGGCATCCACATCAG GCAACCCCAGCACTGTCCCACCCCTGGACTCCCACACTCCTGGCTTTGATGGGGCTAGCTTCGTCGGGGGCATAGTGCTGGTGCTGAGTCTGCAGGCCGTAACCTTCTTCCTCATCCGTCTCGTCCGGGCCAAGGACAGCTCCTATCAGACACTGTAA
- the CD164L2 gene encoding CD164 sialomucin-like 2 protein isoform X2, whose product MAAPGPRALRAALCSGCCCLLLCAQLAAAGKEGRGLGRGGLLRLNIWGPAAVAECKQLESCRRCVEGEPARNLSGCVWEHCGGEEPGHGHCVASEEGAKEGCTVYNHTALCPAAPQSPTQEPKASTSGNPSTVPPLDSHTPGFDGASFVGGIVLVLSLQAVTFFLIRLVRAKDSSYQTLI is encoded by the exons ATGGCGGCGCCGGGGCCGCGGGCCCTCCGGGCTGCGCTCTGCAGCGGCTGCTGCTGCCTCCTGCTCTGCGCCCAGCTCGCAGCAGCCG GTAAAGAAGGCAGAGGCTTGGGCAGAGGGGGCCTGCTCCGCCTTAACATCTGGGGCCCCGCCGCTGTTGCTGAGTGCAAACAGCTGGAATCTTGCAGGCGCTGCGTGGAGGGGGAACCTGCGAGAAACCTCTCGGGCTGTGTGTGGGAGCACTGTGGGGGTGAGGAGCCAG GACATGGACACTGTGTAGCTAGTGAAGAGGGGGCCAAGGAAGGCTGCACCGTCTATAACCACACAGCTCTGTGCCCAG CTGCTCCACAGTCACCTACCCAGGAACCAAAGGCATCCACATCAG GCAACCCCAGCACTGTCCCACCCCTGGACTCCCACACTCCTGGCTTTGATGGGGCTAGCTTCGTCGGGGGCATAGTGCTGGTGCTGAGTCTGCAGGCCGTAACCTTCTTCCTCATCCGTCTCGTCCGGGCCAAGGACAGCTCCTATCAGACACT GATCTGA